One Verrucomicrobiia bacterium genomic region harbors:
- a CDS encoding gamma-glutamyl-gamma-aminobutyrate hydrolase family protein (Members of this family of hydrolases with an active site Cys residue belong to MEROPS family C26.): MSSIRIAIVTNKPDYLGDHYRDWLATIHVTQLELFFHTPSQDIEKRFATCNALILTGGGDFSLESGAYANLSEAQEAKIYNTNSNRDQVEKILLQLALSQNKPVLGICRGLQSLNVFFHGTLIPDISKRLGNRCDPAHTTTPDELAQSGTPDRFHSVTFNSQSNFASILDITQPYTTNSYHHQAIDQLGQNLLATAFAPDGIIEEIVMQNNPKVMGVQFHPERMRKENWIQQWTKNWLKN; the protein is encoded by the coding sequence ATGTCCTCTATTCGTATCGCTATTGTTACTAACAAGCCCGATTATCTCGGCGACCATTATCGTGACTGGTTGGCCACAATTCACGTCACCCAACTCGAACTATTTTTTCATACACCCTCTCAGGATATCGAAAAACGTTTCGCCACTTGCAATGCCTTAATTTTAACCGGTGGCGGCGATTTCTCTCTCGAATCGGGCGCTTACGCCAACCTTTCAGAAGCACAAGAAGCAAAAATTTACAACACCAATTCCAACCGTGACCAAGTAGAAAAAATTCTTTTACAACTCGCACTTTCCCAAAACAAACCAGTCCTCGGCATCTGTCGCGGTTTGCAATCCCTTAACGTTTTTTTTCACGGAACTTTAATCCCTGATATTTCCAAGCGACTCGGCAATCGATGCGATCCTGCCCACACTACCACCCCGGATGAACTCGCCCAATCTGGAACTCCCGATCGATTTCATTCCGTCACCTTCAACTCACAATCCAACTTCGCCTCTATCCTGGATATCACACAACCTTACACCACCAACTCCTACCATCACCAAGCCATTGATCAACTCGGCCAAAACCTCCTCGCCACCGCCTTCGCCCCTGACGGAATTATTGAAGAAATTGTCATGCAAAACAATCCAAAGGTTATGGGGGTGCAATTTCATCCCGAACGCATGCGCAAAGAAAATTGGATTCAACAATGGACAAAAAATTGGCTAAAAAACTAG
- the trpA gene encoding tryptophan synthase subunit alpha, translating into MALNRIDACFEKLKQENKKAFVAYVTAGDPSLEKTDELIFALEKSGVDILELGVPFSDPIADGVVIQLAFQRALEAGTTLSGVLDCVGKIRLKSQLPIIIFTYLNPILQLSWENFLTQAVKAGVDGVLVLDLPPDLAEQERKECEKKGIKWITLVAPTTPQDRVPILAKSASGFVYYVSREGVTGMQTQVAGGVAEHVAGIRKATDIPVCVGFGISNEAQVKQVAQMADGVVVGSAIVKKIETFSQQNKDWIKQVSDFVKPLAAAAHEG; encoded by the coding sequence ATGGCATTAAATCGAATTGACGCATGTTTTGAAAAATTGAAACAAGAAAATAAAAAAGCGTTTGTGGCTTATGTTACGGCTGGTGATCCTTCTTTGGAAAAAACGGATGAATTGATTTTTGCTTTAGAAAAAAGTGGCGTGGATATTTTGGAGTTGGGCGTGCCTTTTTCTGATCCCATTGCTGATGGGGTAGTGATTCAATTAGCATTTCAGCGTGCTTTGGAAGCGGGCACGACATTAAGCGGAGTGTTAGACTGTGTGGGAAAAATTCGGTTAAAAAGTCAGCTGCCCATTATTATTTTTACTTATTTAAATCCAATTTTGCAATTAAGTTGGGAAAATTTTTTGACGCAAGCGGTTAAGGCAGGAGTGGATGGTGTTTTGGTTTTGGATTTGCCACCAGATTTGGCTGAGCAGGAAAGAAAAGAGTGCGAAAAGAAAGGAATCAAATGGATTACTTTGGTGGCGCCTACTACGCCGCAAGATCGCGTGCCAATTTTGGCAAAAAGCGCTTCGGGCTTTGTTTATTACGTTTCGCGAGAAGGGGTGACGGGCATGCAAACGCAGGTGGCTGGTGGGGTTGCGGAGCATGTGGCTGGGATTCGAAAAGCGACGGACATTCCAGTGTGTGTTGGGTTTGGCATTTCGAATGAAGCGCAAGTCAAGCAAGTGGCCCAAATGGCCGATGGTGTGGTGGTGGGAAGTGCGATTGTTAAAAAAATAGAAACTTTTTCTCAACAAAATAAAGATTGGATTAAGCAAGTGAGCGATTTTGTGAAGCCTTTAGCTGCGGCAGCGCATGAAGGTTGA
- a CDS encoding endonuclease/exonuclease/phosphatase family protein: protein MRYLFLLLIGALSAGSSWGYDTNSAPRIEMPSAITNKVTLLTAKEPTQIRLATWNIEWFPAGQRRSAKKNVQNQMQAVAEMIQEFKPDILLTQETRNLGALISLNKLLDKLGFSYLASARYYEENQSRIDEGKPTQNTGMLSRYPWKDIWEVDFATLTYASPPTRGYLGAKFEINGVPFVVYDTHTKSNFGASDEKERAINYEKRANGIYELKRDWERMKLDPDKDKIIVVGDFNTDVFAEQFKDEKTFHILEEWGFKHCFGDLPLEKRVTLPGRKGEPFPDGTFDYIWFSKGWGDNIPSAQILSKGAAKRKDVYGGDEPGLASDHYPVYVDITLNK from the coding sequence ATGCGTTATTTATTTCTTCTTTTAATAGGAGCTTTGAGCGCTGGCTCGAGCTGGGGCTATGACACCAACAGCGCGCCGCGCATTGAAATGCCAAGCGCGATTACCAATAAAGTTACGTTGCTCACGGCAAAAGAACCTACGCAAATTCGTTTGGCTACGTGGAATATTGAATGGTTTCCTGCAGGACAACGCCGTAGTGCTAAGAAAAATGTGCAAAATCAAATGCAAGCCGTAGCGGAAATGATTCAAGAATTTAAACCGGATATTTTATTAACTCAGGAAACACGCAATTTAGGAGCCTTAATTTCGCTCAATAAATTGTTGGATAAATTAGGTTTTAGTTACCTGGCTTCAGCTCGCTATTATGAAGAAAATCAATCTCGTATTGACGAAGGTAAACCTACGCAAAATACAGGCATGCTATCGCGATATCCTTGGAAAGATATTTGGGAAGTGGATTTTGCGACATTGACTTATGCAAGTCCACCGACCCGAGGGTATTTGGGAGCTAAATTTGAAATTAATGGTGTGCCTTTTGTGGTTTATGACACTCACACCAAAAGTAATTTCGGCGCTTCAGACGAAAAAGAGCGCGCGATCAATTATGAAAAACGCGCGAACGGGATTTATGAATTAAAGCGGGATTGGGAGCGCATGAAATTAGATCCTGATAAAGATAAGATTATTGTTGTGGGCGATTTTAATACCGATGTTTTTGCTGAACAATTCAAGGATGAAAAAACTTTCCATATTTTAGAGGAATGGGGTTTTAAACATTGTTTTGGCGATCTTCCTTTGGAAAAAAGAGTCACCTTGCCCGGCAGAAAGGGGGAGCCTTTCCCCGATGGCACATTTGATTACATTTGGTTTTCGAAAGGTTGGGGAGATAATATTCCTAGCGCGCAAATTTTATCCAAAGGCGCAGCGAAACGCAAAGATGTTTACGGAGGGGATGAGCCGGGATTGGCAAGTGATCATTACCCCGTTTATGTCGATATTACTTTAAATAAATAA
- the ruvX gene encoding Holliday junction resolvase RuvX, which yields MKVAAIDYGTRRVGLAISDELGMFAHPLAVVESDDPEKRFQQVSDILEKSQVTDVLIGLPKHMDGSEREEALAVKAFACKLEQLGRFSVKLRDERLSTVQASRLMREAGRSAKQQKSKIDAAAAVVLLQAYLDSSD from the coding sequence ATGAAAGTGGCGGCGATTGATTATGGAACGCGACGTGTTGGCTTGGCGATCAGCGACGAGTTGGGTATGTTTGCGCATCCGTTAGCGGTGGTGGAAAGTGACGATCCAGAGAAACGATTTCAGCAAGTGAGCGATATTTTGGAGAAATCGCAAGTGACTGATGTGTTGATCGGTTTACCCAAACATATGGATGGCAGCGAAAGGGAGGAGGCGCTAGCGGTTAAAGCATTTGCGTGTAAATTAGAACAGTTAGGAAGATTTTCTGTGAAATTAAGGGATGAGCGTTTGTCGACGGTGCAGGCGAGTCGTTTGATGCGCGAAGCGGGACGCAGTGCGAAACAACAAAAAAGTAAGATTGATGCCGCGGCTGCGGTTGTTTTATTGCAAGCTTATTTGGATAGTAGTGACTAG
- the metH gene encoding methionine synthase: MSLTVKKFLEKLLQERMLILDGAMGTMIQRYALDETAYRGEEFRDYPIDLKGQNDLLVLTQPQIIEEIHFAYLEAGADMIETNSFNAQTISLADYKMESLAYRLNVAAAQVAHRAVKKFQKKHSNTPKFVAGAMGPTTRAASLSPDVNNPAFRSVTFSQLVEAYYEQARGLVDGGVDLLLCETTFDTLNLKAALFAIQKLFHDNPKTLRPVIASGTITDASGRTLSGQTLEAFWNSISHAPLLAVGLNCALGPKEMRPYVEELSHLAPIPTLCYPNAGLPDPLSPTGFPETPESFAPQLRDWVEKGWLNIVGGCCGTTPDHIRALAETVRDLKPRQPKPVKSYLRLSGLEPLTLRPETNFVNIGERTNVTGSPRFAKLIKENQWEEALKIARQQVENGAQIIDINFDEGMLDSEAAMRQFLNLIASEPDIARVPIMIDSSKWSVLETGLQCIQGKGVVNSISLKEGEAKFLEQAQLIRRYGAAAVVMAFDEKGQADTFARKIEICERAYRLLVEKISFPPQDIIFDPNILTVATGIEEHNNYAVDFIETARWIKTNLLHAKVSGGISNISFSFRGNNPVREAMHAAFLYHAIRAGLDMGIVNAGQLAVYEEIPKDLLERVEDVLLNRRLDATERLVTFAETYKTQTSPETVAQNEKQWRQQSVEERLSHALIKGIVDYIESDTEEARKKYSKPLEVIEGPLMAGMSVVGDLFGAGKMFLPQVVKSARVMKKAVAYLMPFMEEEKKKNPTSRSQGRIILATVKGDVHDIGKNIVGVVLACNNYEVIDLGVMVPCEKILAAAREQKADLIGLSGLITPSLDEMTHVASEMKREKFQLPLLIGGATTSKAHTAVKIAPHYDQEVVHVLDASRAVGVVSSLLNPEQRKKFFAENQANQEKIRQQHAQNQTQTTLLSLEEARANAFSVNWENYKIPQPECLQSQLYSTDPFTEVDSSILLKSITLKDLVSFIDWSPFFHTWELRGRYPKIFDDPKTGEQAKKLFDDAQKLLQQMIKHQWLSAKGVMKFFPANRVGDDVEVYSDETRSHPLANFYFLRQQMKKDAGQPNYCLADFIAPKKISNPFSDYLGAFSVTAGIGLETLKNQFRKEHDDYNAIMAEALADRLAEAFAEYLHREARIQWGFGKEEDLSNEELIREKYRGIRPAAGYPACPDHTEKRTLFDLLNAEALANISLTESFAMHPGSSVSGLYFSHPESKYFAVGKLGKDQVVDYHKRKGMPLEIVERWLGPYLSYQ; this comes from the coding sequence ATGTCTTTAACAGTAAAAAAGTTTTTGGAAAAATTGCTACAAGAGCGAATGCTTATCCTCGACGGAGCAATGGGCACCATGATCCAGCGCTATGCGTTGGATGAAACCGCTTATCGTGGTGAAGAATTTCGCGATTATCCCATTGATCTAAAAGGTCAAAACGATTTACTCGTTTTAACGCAACCTCAAATCATTGAAGAAATTCATTTCGCTTATCTTGAAGCGGGCGCGGACATGATCGAAACCAATTCGTTTAACGCACAAACCATTTCATTAGCCGACTACAAAATGGAATCGTTGGCTTACCGCCTCAACGTGGCTGCGGCTCAGGTTGCACATCGCGCAGTTAAAAAATTTCAGAAAAAACATTCTAATACTCCTAAATTCGTTGCCGGCGCAATGGGACCCACCACGCGTGCTGCATCACTTTCGCCCGACGTCAACAATCCTGCTTTTCGATCGGTAACTTTTTCTCAATTAGTGGAAGCTTATTACGAACAAGCACGAGGTTTAGTAGATGGTGGCGTTGATCTTTTACTCTGCGAAACAACCTTCGACACGTTGAATTTAAAAGCAGCCCTTTTCGCGATTCAAAAACTATTTCATGACAATCCCAAAACGTTGAGACCCGTGATTGCTTCTGGCACCATCACCGATGCATCGGGCCGCACTCTTTCCGGTCAAACCTTGGAAGCTTTTTGGAATTCTATTTCGCACGCGCCCTTGCTGGCCGTAGGATTAAATTGCGCTTTAGGCCCCAAAGAAATGCGACCTTACGTCGAAGAACTCTCTCATCTCGCGCCTATTCCCACTTTATGTTATCCCAACGCAGGATTGCCCGATCCCTTATCGCCTACCGGCTTTCCAGAAACTCCAGAAAGTTTTGCGCCGCAACTGCGCGATTGGGTAGAAAAAGGTTGGCTCAACATTGTCGGCGGTTGTTGTGGCACGACTCCTGATCACATCCGGGCATTGGCAGAAACCGTGCGGGATTTAAAACCGCGCCAACCCAAACCGGTAAAATCTTATCTACGATTAAGCGGATTAGAACCTCTTACCTTACGACCCGAAACCAACTTCGTTAATATCGGCGAACGCACCAATGTAACCGGTTCACCCCGATTTGCAAAATTGATCAAAGAAAATCAATGGGAAGAAGCACTAAAAATCGCGCGACAACAAGTTGAAAATGGCGCGCAAATTATCGATATCAACTTTGACGAAGGCATGTTGGATTCCGAAGCAGCCATGCGCCAATTTTTGAATCTGATCGCTTCTGAACCCGATATCGCACGAGTTCCTATCATGATTGATAGTTCAAAATGGTCTGTGCTCGAAACCGGTTTGCAATGCATTCAAGGCAAAGGCGTAGTCAATTCCATTTCTTTAAAAGAAGGCGAAGCCAAATTTTTGGAACAAGCACAACTCATTCGTCGCTACGGTGCCGCCGCTGTTGTAATGGCCTTCGATGAAAAAGGTCAAGCCGACACCTTTGCTCGAAAGATTGAAATTTGCGAGCGTGCCTACCGTTTACTGGTGGAAAAAATTTCTTTTCCTCCACAAGATATCATTTTTGATCCCAATATTCTTACGGTCGCAACCGGAATTGAAGAGCATAATAATTACGCCGTTGATTTTATCGAAACCGCGCGCTGGATTAAAACTAATCTACTACATGCCAAAGTCAGTGGTGGCATTTCCAATATTTCTTTTTCGTTTCGGGGCAACAATCCCGTGCGCGAAGCGATGCACGCCGCATTTCTTTATCACGCCATTCGCGCTGGCCTCGATATGGGTATTGTTAATGCCGGACAACTTGCCGTTTACGAAGAAATTCCAAAAGACTTATTGGAACGTGTCGAAGACGTTTTACTCAATCGTCGCCTCGATGCAACGGAACGATTAGTAACTTTTGCCGAAACTTATAAAACCCAAACCAGTCCAGAAACCGTTGCGCAAAACGAAAAACAGTGGCGCCAACAATCGGTGGAAGAGCGATTATCCCACGCGCTTATTAAAGGCATTGTCGATTACATTGAAAGCGACACAGAAGAAGCGCGAAAAAAATACAGTAAACCTTTAGAAGTCATTGAAGGACCGCTCATGGCTGGCATGAGCGTGGTAGGTGACCTGTTTGGCGCGGGAAAAATGTTTTTGCCGCAAGTCGTTAAAAGTGCGCGTGTGATGAAAAAAGCCGTAGCTTATTTGATGCCTTTCATGGAAGAGGAAAAGAAAAAAAACCCTACCTCGCGAAGCCAAGGACGCATTATTTTAGCAACGGTAAAGGGTGATGTGCATGATATCGGCAAAAATATCGTAGGCGTGGTGCTAGCTTGCAATAATTACGAAGTGATTGATCTCGGTGTCATGGTGCCGTGCGAAAAAATTTTAGCTGCAGCACGCGAGCAAAAGGCTGATTTAATCGGCTTAAGCGGATTAATTACTCCCTCTCTTGATGAAATGACCCATGTCGCCTCAGAAATGAAACGCGAAAAATTCCAACTCCCCCTCCTCATTGGCGGAGCCACAACCTCCAAAGCCCACACAGCAGTAAAAATCGCGCCTCACTACGATCAGGAAGTTGTGCATGTTTTGGATGCTTCACGCGCGGTTGGTGTCGTAAGCTCGTTGCTAAACCCGGAACAACGCAAAAAGTTTTTCGCTGAAAATCAAGCCAATCAAGAAAAAATTCGGCAACAACACGCTCAAAATCAAACTCAAACGACCTTGCTTTCATTGGAAGAAGCGCGCGCCAATGCGTTTTCAGTAAATTGGGAAAATTACAAAATTCCCCAACCGGAATGTTTGCAATCACAACTTTATAGCACCGATCCCTTCACAGAAGTTGATAGCTCAATCTTGTTAAAATCTATTACTTTAAAAGATTTGGTTTCTTTTATTGATTGGTCCCCTTTCTTCCACACGTGGGAATTGCGCGGACGCTATCCGAAAATTTTTGATGATCCGAAAACAGGCGAACAAGCTAAAAAATTGTTTGATGACGCGCAAAAACTTTTACAACAAATGATCAAACATCAGTGGTTGAGCGCGAAAGGAGTCATGAAATTTTTCCCAGCGAATCGCGTCGGAGATGATGTGGAAGTTTACTCGGATGAAACACGTTCGCATCCCCTTGCGAATTTTTATTTTTTGCGTCAACAAATGAAAAAAGACGCCGGACAACCTAATTATTGTTTAGCTGATTTCATTGCACCCAAAAAAATTTCAAACCCATTTAGTGATTATTTAGGCGCTTTCTCGGTAACAGCGGGCATTGGTCTGGAAACGCTAAAAAATCAATTTCGAAAAGAACATGATGATTATAATGCCATTATGGCCGAAGCCTTGGCAGATCGTTTAGCGGAAGCGTTCGCGGAATATTTACATCGCGAAGCTCGCATTCAATGGGGATTTGGCAAGGAGGAAGATCTTAGCAATGAAGAGTTAATTCGTGAAAAATATCGCGGCATCCGACCCGCTGCAGGTTATCCAGCCTGCCCCGATCACACGGAAAAACGCACTCTATTTGATTTGTTAAATGCGGAGGCGCTAGCGAATATTTCTTTAACCGAAAGTTTCGCCATGCATCCAGGTAGTTCGGTCAGCGGTCTTTATTTTTCTCATCCCGAAAGTAAATATTTTGCAGTGGGGAAATTGGGTAAAGATCAAGTCGTGGATTACCACAAACGAAAAGGAATGCCTTTGGAAATCGTAGAGCGCTGGCTTGGCCCTTATTTAAGTTATCAATAA
- the rlmN gene encoding 23S rRNA (adenine(2503)-C(2))-methyltransferase RlmN produces MEKKASLYDFLPQEYPIPGKTVYRQKQIAEWLYQKRVTTFEAMSNLPHELRTELAHTFTLLPLELVTRQGAHDTTQKFLWQLTDGQLIESVLIPASPALYGEASDRKTLCLSTQVGCAYGCRFCASGLEGWKRNLTPGEIVAQILATEKISKQKVNNLVFMGMGEPLANYDNLMKAIEIINAPWGLNLGARHITISTSGLAPQIKKLADSPKQIRLAISLHGATDEVRTQIMPVNKKYPLSQLLEACLYYQKKKRKRITLEFILIQDINDSLDQAQHLAHLCQQLHAKVNLIPYNRVEGLPWERPSENRIKQFAKTVCAHGATATVRREKGHDIDAACGQLRLKTERKLATSSPTA; encoded by the coding sequence ATGGAGAAAAAAGCTTCTCTCTACGATTTTTTGCCGCAGGAATATCCCATTCCTGGCAAAACCGTTTATCGCCAAAAACAAATCGCAGAATGGTTATATCAAAAAAGAGTCACCACCTTTGAAGCCATGAGCAATTTACCGCATGAATTAAGAACCGAACTCGCCCATACCTTTACTTTATTGCCACTCGAATTAGTTACACGACAAGGCGCTCATGACACCACACAAAAATTTCTGTGGCAACTGACCGATGGACAACTCATCGAAAGCGTTCTCATCCCCGCCTCACCCGCTCTCTACGGTGAAGCTTCTGATCGCAAAACCCTGTGCCTTTCCACACAAGTCGGCTGCGCTTATGGCTGTCGCTTTTGTGCCAGTGGCTTAGAAGGTTGGAAACGCAATCTAACTCCTGGTGAAATTGTCGCGCAAATTCTGGCTACAGAAAAAATTTCCAAACAAAAAGTTAACAACCTCGTCTTTATGGGCATGGGCGAACCCTTAGCCAATTACGACAATCTCATGAAAGCCATTGAAATTATCAATGCCCCCTGGGGATTAAACTTAGGCGCTCGCCATATCACCATTTCCACTAGCGGTCTTGCCCCACAAATCAAAAAATTGGCTGATTCTCCCAAACAAATCCGGCTTGCCATTTCTCTACACGGCGCTACCGACGAAGTGCGCACCCAAATCATGCCTGTTAACAAAAAATATCCCCTCTCCCAACTCCTGGAAGCCTGCCTTTACTACCAAAAGAAAAAGCGAAAACGCATTACCCTGGAATTCATTTTAATCCAAGACATCAACGACTCCCTTGACCAAGCCCAACACCTTGCCCACCTTTGCCAACAACTTCATGCTAAAGTAAATTTAATTCCTTATAATCGCGTAGAAGGATTGCCCTGGGAAAGACCTTCGGAAAATCGTATAAAACAATTTGCCAAAACCGTTTGCGCTCATGGCGCTACCGCCACGGTTCGCCGAGAAAAAGGCCATGATATCGATGCCGCTTGTGGTCAACTTCGATTAAAAACCGAACGCAAGCTTGCAACCTCCTCACCCACTGCTTAA
- a CDS encoding acetyl-CoA carboxylase carboxyltransferase subunit alpha translates to MKNDLQILEFEKPLVELERMLEHLHAHNNDHDLKAEQEIKKIEAKIAQLRHDIYDNLTPWQRIQIARHPKRPYTFDYLNLCFEEFIELHGDRQYADDQALIGGLAKLDGHRVMVIGHQKGRDTRERARRNFGMANPEGYRKALRLMQLAHKFHLPIISFIDTPGAFPGVEAEERHIAEAIAINLREMFSLSVPVIAIIIAEGGSGGALGIAVANRVLILENAYYSVISPEGCAAILWKDRAKAPQAAEALKISAKELEKFGLVDEIIPEPLGGAHYQPDVCAKNLKAALLKHLAALQKLKPETLIKNRQTKFRNFGQFFEPKSS, encoded by the coding sequence ATGAAAAACGATCTCCAAATCTTGGAATTTGAAAAGCCATTGGTGGAACTTGAGCGCATGTTAGAGCATTTGCATGCTCATAATAACGATCACGATCTTAAAGCGGAACAGGAAATTAAAAAAATTGAGGCAAAAATTGCCCAGCTTCGCCACGATATTTATGATAATTTAACACCTTGGCAACGAATTCAGATTGCGCGTCATCCTAAGCGACCTTACACGTTTGATTATTTAAACTTATGTTTTGAAGAGTTTATCGAGTTGCATGGCGATCGTCAATATGCTGATGATCAGGCGCTCATTGGTGGCTTGGCTAAGTTGGACGGTCATCGAGTCATGGTGATTGGGCATCAAAAAGGGCGTGACACACGCGAGCGTGCTCGTCGCAATTTTGGTATGGCCAATCCCGAAGGCTATCGAAAAGCGTTGAGACTGATGCAATTGGCGCACAAATTTCATCTGCCCATTATTTCTTTTATTGATACGCCTGGGGCTTTTCCAGGTGTGGAAGCGGAAGAACGTCACATTGCAGAAGCTATTGCGATCAATTTGCGCGAGATGTTTTCATTAAGCGTGCCAGTGATTGCGATTATTATTGCTGAGGGGGGTAGTGGAGGTGCTTTAGGCATCGCCGTTGCGAATCGAGTTTTGATTTTGGAAAATGCTTATTATTCGGTTATTTCCCCGGAAGGATGCGCGGCAATTCTTTGGAAAGATCGCGCGAAAGCGCCGCAAGCGGCTGAAGCATTGAAAATTAGTGCTAAAGAGTTGGAGAAATTTGGGCTTGTGGACGAAATTATTCCCGAGCCTTTAGGAGGCGCTCACTATCAACCCGATGTCTGCGCAAAAAATCTTAAAGCTGCTCTTTTAAAACATTTGGCTGCTCTCCAAAAATTAAAACCGGAAACGCTTATTAAAAATCGTCAGACAAAATTCCGTAATTTTGGCCAATTTTTTGAGCCTAAAAGTAGTTAA
- a CDS encoding aminotransferase class III-fold pyridoxal phosphate-dependent enzyme produces MLPKLITSIPGPRSQALMQELHRYESPNITYFSENFPIFWERAEGTNVWDVDGNRFLDWTSGFGVASLGFQSLHLQSAIHHQSQKLWHAMGDVHPTEAKVNLCRELVKITFERWGLQGKVILGNSGFEAVEAALKTAHLATGKPGVLAFEGSYHGLGYGALDTTALPEFREPFLAQLKTFTSFVPYPTCYRCPYQCTEGYRLIGEKAPDCSEYCLEKLEEEIRNTFKKKPIGAILVEPIQGRGGVQIPPRDFLPLLRALADEYEALLIVDEIYTGFWRTGTCFACEAEQVIPDIICLGKSLTGGFPLSACVGRADLIDAWPRSTGEALHTSTFLGNPLGCAMALASLEQWQNFDLWKKQLHHLEEKLRSAFFSLKENHALLGNVRGKGALWGLELIQTDGSPDPQITSQLMVQMLNEGFIFLAGGRHHNVLTLSPPFLINEQEIQSTIRTLNTAIGGQLDHPPEK; encoded by the coding sequence ATGTTACCCAAACTAATCACTTCCATCCCCGGCCCCCGCTCTCAAGCGCTCATGCAAGAATTGCATCGCTACGAATCGCCTAATATCACTTATTTTTCAGAAAATTTTCCTATCTTTTGGGAGCGCGCCGAAGGAACCAATGTTTGGGACGTCGATGGCAATCGCTTTCTGGATTGGACCAGTGGTTTTGGCGTTGCAAGTTTAGGTTTTCAATCTCTGCATTTACAGTCTGCAATTCATCATCAATCTCAAAAACTTTGGCATGCCATGGGCGATGTTCATCCAACCGAAGCCAAAGTCAATTTATGTCGCGAACTCGTAAAAATCACTTTCGAACGATGGGGGCTTCAAGGCAAAGTCATTTTAGGAAATTCCGGTTTTGAAGCCGTGGAAGCTGCCTTGAAAACAGCTCATCTGGCTACTGGCAAGCCCGGCGTTTTAGCGTTTGAAGGAAGTTATCACGGTTTGGGCTATGGCGCTTTAGACACCACCGCCTTGCCTGAATTTCGAGAACCTTTCCTTGCCCAACTGAAAACGTTCACTTCGTTTGTGCCTTATCCCACTTGCTATCGATGCCCTTACCAATGCACGGAAGGTTATCGTCTCATTGGAGAAAAAGCGCCGGACTGTTCGGAATATTGTCTGGAAAAGTTGGAAGAAGAAATTCGTAACACTTTTAAGAAGAAACCTATCGGCGCCATTCTTGTGGAACCTATTCAAGGTCGAGGCGGCGTGCAGATTCCACCACGCGATTTCTTACCTCTCCTACGCGCCTTAGCCGATGAATACGAAGCATTGTTGATTGTTGACGAAATTTATACCGGTTTCTGGCGCACAGGCACTTGCTTTGCTTGCGAAGCCGAACAAGTTATTCCCGATATTATTTGTCTGGGCAAATCGCTCACAGGCGGTTTTCCCTTATCCGCTTGCGTAGGACGCGCCGATCTCATAGACGCTTGGCCACGTTCTACAGGTGAAGCATTACACACTAGCACCTTTCTAGGCAATCCTCTGGGATGCGCCATGGCTCTCGCTTCACTCGAACAGTGGCAAAATTTTGATCTCTGGAAAAAACAACTCCACCACTTAGAAGAAAAATTGCGAAGCGCTTTTTTTTCTCTCAAAGAAAACCACGCCTTACTTGGCAATGTACGAGGAAAAGGCGCACTATGGGGTTTGGAATTGATCCAAACTGACGGTTCTCCCGATCCGCAAATTACCAGCCAATTAATGGTTCAAATGCTAAACGAAGGTTTTATTTTCCTAGCAGGAGGTCGACACCATAACGTCTTAACCCTATCCCCACCTTTTCTCATTAACGAACAGGAAATCCAATCCACTATCAGAACACTCAACACAGCTATAGGGGGGCAACTTGACCATCCCCCTGAAAAGTAG